CACTCCCAATTATTACTACCCAACAAGCAGCATCAACTTATCGCCTTCTGTTGTCGCCACCCGCCCAACTCTCCTTACCACAACCTTGGCAGTAGCATTACTTGAGTGCTGTTGCAACCCGGCTCAGTGGCTCTAATCGTCACACAACCCCTTCTAAAACCGCCAAAGTCGCCAAAGTATTGAACAGCTGCCCATAGTTCAAACGCCACAAGCATTGAAGATAGAAATATTTACAGAAGGGAGGCTTGGAGTCTGCTATATGTTTAGAACTTAAAGCAAGTATTTATTGTTTTTGATATTACGCTTGTTCTCTGCCTTTGTCAAGTACTTGCTCGCTGAGCTGCCTCGGCACGACTTCCCTGTTCTTCAGACTCGACCCTGCCTTGCGGAGTATGCAAACCCTCTTCAGGTGACTGGAATGTTCGCGGCCACCCGGACACATCTCCGGATCCTCAAAAGCAAATACCCTTCGCAGTACCGAACCGGTTAAGTATGTTTAAAAGGATACTCCCGCTGGAACCACACAAGTTCGCAAGCATCAGACATGGCTGTTCCCAATTGGGTCGACAAGCATCATGCTAAAGAGCAAATTTTTCCACGAAAAAGGTTGAAAAATTTTGAAGATTTTGCTGGGGTTTGTCCTGAAGCAGGCGCTGTCGAAAGATTGTGTAGTGTTGTCTAGCACGATCGCGATCGCCGACAGATGGAGGCACTGGTGTCTAAATTCCAGAGGAGGCTGTGGGGGTCATTAAACGAGAAAATGCAGGACTGTAATGTTTGCAAAATATCTAGCTGCTCGGCAAGGATTCTCTGTTGAGAGTGAAGATTAGCTGGTCACTTGAGAAAAGAGAGAACGGGAAGTTGAAAGTCGCTATGGGCAAAACGAAAGAGAAATGCTAAGTTGTTGTATTTTGCTATTTAGAGAAGCGACAAGATCGCCGTTTAGCAATAGTTTCAGTGAAGAGTATAGCAACAAATAGGCCGGAGAGATTTCTCGAAAGTGCTTGCAAATTGAGTTTTTTAGGCAATCCCTAAAATTTCATTTTGGCTGGACAAATTAAATATAAATATTGCGATTGGAACGAGAAGCAAAAAAGTTCCAATCTGATTTAATCTTTAATTTAAGCTAGTGGAGATATCGAGAAGATTTTGAGAAATCCATTGGAGAAGTCTCGTTAAATCCAAGCAGAACTTTACGAGAAGGAGGGATTTTGCAGTAGCTTCAGTATAACCCTTTAGATCCCCGAGATTAGGATCTCGAAGAGGCAAAATGCGATTTGTATGCCTGGAAATGTAAGGTTGTATTGCTGGATTTTTGTATTTTTTTGCTGGCGCATAATCGGAATCTCCGCTCGAGTTTCGCAGTAAGCGAGGCTTAGCGGAGATTTTTGAGAACAGAGAGCTGATTTTAGGCGCGCTAGATCGCTACAGCCCGAACTCAGTCGTGGCAAAGAAATCCGTATGCATTAGCCATCTAGCTGCCTGCGTAATTTTCCTGCCAAGACCGACGGGCGAGACAGGCAACCCAGCGTGTCTCAACGTAGCGTTCGGCTTTAGCCAGTACAATTTGAATGCGGAGGTCGGTCGCAGAGTTGCGAACGCGCGCAAACAATGGTTATTTACTTTTATAAAGCTGACGCGCCCTACGGTTGCTTCTCAAATTTCTCTCCTCACCCGATCTGTTTAGAGGGCTGCGAGTGGCCGACAGTCGAGCATTACTATCAAGCGCACAAGCTCCTCGGTACGCCAGACGAGCCTCTGATGTCTATTATTCGCAAAGCGGTCACACCTGAAGAAGCTGCCGCAATTGGGCGCAATCGGGCGCGGACGATCCGAGCTGATTGGTCTATAGCTAAGCGGCAGGTCATGTGGGATGGTGTATTGACTAAATTCCTTACCCACTCAAATATTCAGGCGATGCTTCTTGCAACTGGTGATGACGTGCTAGTAGAGAATTCACCTCGCGATTCCTATTGGGGCTGCGGGCGCGATGGGACCGGACACAACGCCCTCGGAGAGTTGCTGATGCGAGTGCGCCAACACATCCGCCATCATCCAGAAGCCATGCTGTCTTAGCATTTGCCAGGTCTCTGCCCCATGCAGCGCCTGGGTTCGGCAGCCGATCCCTGTTGTTTGCTTTTTATCCCCGAACGTCACTATAACTTGGCGCAACTTGATGCCGGATGTAAGCTATGACAGTAATTCTGGGGTTCTAGAAGCTAGGAGCACTAGCTGGGTCCGAGCTGGTTCCTCGGCTGGGAGGTGCGGGCACGTAGGGATAAAAAACTCGATCTGCTTTCAGCGCAAGCGTTATTATTAGAAGGCTATCTGAAATTACCACCTTAGAGGCAATGGCAGTTCCCAAAAAGAAAACATCAAAGGCGCGTACGCGCACGCACAAGGCTCTTTGGAAGCGTAAGGCAGCTCTGGAAGCCCAGAAGGCTTTGTCACTAGGCAAATCCGTTTTGACGGGACGCTCGAACAGCTTTGTGTACGTTACGGATGACGAGGACGATGAGGACGACGATGAGTAGGGCGTTTGCCTTACCAGCACGACCTCGCTTGCAGATCGCCTCTAAGAATAAAAGGGAGATAGCTTCACTGGCTATCTCCCTTTTTTAAGGTGCTTGCGTTTTCCGGGAGGCTAATTGGAACTGGCTTGCTTGAAATGTTTCCGATTGCATCGGTGGAGCGTGTCGGCGGGCTGTCTAGGTTCGGCGCATGCATGATACCAAATCCGCCCGAACACTATCCGCTGCGGATTGCAGCAATACCTGCAGTATCCTTACCTAGAGATTCCGGACGGTTAGGAATTATGGATTTTGATATAACATAAATAGTTCCCAACCTATGCTCCGATTGCTCGAGCGACTGCTGCGGGTTAAGTTGCTTGAAGAGCTGAGCGAGCCAGGGCAACATCACTGCCGTACCAATCGTATTCCATGTATGTGGCAGTATCGCGGGCGGCAGCCTCGCCGAGCAGGCGGGCAACGACATGTAATGACATATCGATGCCAGCGGAGATACTGGCAGTGAGCACGATATCGCCGTTATCGATGACGCGGCGATCGCGGAGGTTAGCGGTAGGGTCAAGCCGACCGAGCATGTCGAGCGCGCCATGGTGGGTAGTGGCAGGTTTGCCGTCGAGTAGTCCGGCTTTAGCCAGCAGCAGCGCGCCAGTGCAAACAGAGAGCAACAGCTCGCAAGTTCCTGCTTGTTGGGCAACCCATGCGACGGTCTCCAGATCTTGGATTGCACGTCGCGTGCCATAGCCGCCGGGAATTAGAACTATGTCGGCAGGTGGACAATTGCTGAAGTTTTAGGTGGGGTTGACGCTAAGGCAGTTGCGGGCCGCGATCGGGCCCGCGCGTTCTGCAACGGTGAAAGGTTGGAAAGGCTTGGGATTGTCGTCGCGGCCGGTGACGCCAAAGACTTCATAGGGACCGCAAAAGTCAAGAACCTCGACATCGTCGAATATTAGGATAGCAACGTTGCGCGCGTGAGTTGGGGATTGACTCATAATGAAAACTCCAAGACCTACTAGCGTTTAAGCAGGTCTGATGTTGTAGAACTATCGATAGTATCGGTGGTGCGGACTGTGTAAAGCCCAGAGCTTTTACCGCCAATTTGCCTAAATCTCTCTAGGGCATGAATTGCTTTGGGCTATTTCTAAATCTTTGAGAGAATTAATGAGTAAGTTGGTACAAGTGATTTTTTTACACCGATCTCCAGCCATTTTAAGAGAATATTGAGCTTGAGCTTGGAGCAAGCTGGCGGTCTGACTTAAGTCGCTTGGTATATATTGTGGATTGCTATGGGCAGTTATTTGGCTCATTTACATAAGAAGAAAAGCCCACTCAAACTGCGAAGACAACCTCAAAAATAATTATATTGAGGACTAGTATTTTGAGCACTGCAGGGAACATCTGCATATATTCAAGCAAATGCTGTCTGTCGTCGCAGCAAATGCATTTGAAGACCATCTCTAGGTCGCAATGTAATGGACGGGAAAGGCACGATTTCATGCTCCGTTTCAAGGCGAAGTCGGTAACGTTGGGCAATAGTTGCCAATATCAATATTGATTCCATTTGAGCAAAGCTCTTGCCAATGCAGATTCTAGGTCCTTCACCAAAAGGGAAATAAGTGCACTTGGGAAGGCGTTTCTCCATGTCATTTTCCCAACGTTCTGGTTGGAAAGATAAGGGATCTTCGAAATATCGATCGCTGCGATGCATGACCCAAGGGCTCATGAGAACGATGCATTTTTTGGGAATGCGGCACCCCATCAATACGTAGTCTTGAATTGCAGAACGAGCCATTAAAACAATGGGAGGATACAAACGCATAGACTCTTTCAAGATATTTTGTGCGAAAGTTAAGTGAGGCAAGTCTGCCGCGCTTGGTAGTCGTCCCTGCAAGACTACATCCAACTCTTGATGGAGCTTTGCTTCAACTTGGGGGTTCTGTGCGAGCAGCATCCAAGTCCAAGTGAGAGCATTAGCAGTAGTTTCGTGGCCTGCAAGCATCAATGTTGCCAATTCATCTCGAAGCTGGCGATCGCTCATCTGGCTACCATCAGTTTCATCCTTAACGTGCAAGAGCATCGATAGCAAATCTCCAGTGTCTTCACTGCTGACACGCCGCTGTTGAATGAGTTTAAAGATAAACCCATCCATTTCTCGGACTGATGCAAAGTAACGTCGAGTGAGCGGTAAAGGAATGTTGATTGGAAGTAAGAAACCGCGTTTCTGCTGTTGAGAGAACCATTTCATGCTTAAGTCAAGAGCACGGGCAATAGCTTTGGCTTCTTTGCCTTCTATGTTTACATTTAAAAGCGCTTGCATCACTATATCGAGTGTCAAATCCATCATGTCTCGATGGATGTCACGGACGGCATTTTCTTTCCAGTCAACCAGCATCTTTTCGGTCGCCTTCACCATGAGCTCGCCAAAGGCTACAATCCGTCGTTGATGGAAAGTCGGTTGAGTTAACTTCCGCTGCCGAGTCCAGAAGTCACCGTCGCTACCGAGCAAACCAACACCGACCAGCGTTCGAATCGCCTGCCAACCCGGGGTGTTCTTAACAAAAACGGTGCGTTCTCGGAGTACTTCGGCAATGAAGCTGGGGTCGGTAAGGAAACACGTCTGGGAGAGTCCTAGCCGCAACGGAACTATACTGCTGTAACTTCGCTCGCAATCGCACAGAAATTTTAAGGGATCTTTAGAAAAGTGAGTAGAATGACCTAATAGAAAACCAGCCTTAGGAGCTGGAAGTTGCTTTAACGACCGAGTCTCTTCTGCCATGAAACAAACTTCCCTCCAAATCATTTCGAGATGCTGAGTTTTTTTCGACTGCCG
The sequence above is drawn from the Rubidibacter lacunae KORDI 51-2 genome and encodes:
- a CDS encoding cytochrome P450; translated protein: MAEETRSLKQLPAPKAGFLLGHSTHFSKDPLKFLCDCERSYSSIVPLRLGLSQTCFLTDPSFIAEVLRERTVFVKNTPGWQAIRTLVGVGLLGSDGDFWTRQRKLTQPTFHQRRIVAFGELMVKATEKMLVDWKENAVRDIHRDMMDLTLDIVMQALLNVNIEGKEAKAIARALDLSMKWFSQQQKRGFLLPINIPLPLTRRYFASVREMDGFIFKLIQQRRVSSEDTGDLLSMLLHVKDETDGSQMSDRQLRDELATLMLAGHETTANALTWTWMLLAQNPQVEAKLHQELDVVLQGRLPSAADLPHLTFAQNILKESMRLYPPIVLMARSAIQDYVLMGCRIPKKCIVLMSPWVMHRSDRYFEDPLSFQPERWENDMEKRLPKCTYFPFGEGPRICIGKSFAQMESILILATIAQRYRLRLETEHEIVPFPSITLRPRDGLQMHLLRRQTAFA
- a CDS encoding 50S ribosomal protein L32; amino-acid sequence: MAVPKKKTSKARTRTHKALWKRKAALEAQKALSLGKSVLTGRSNSFVYVTDDEDDEDDDE
- a CDS encoding DJ-1/PfpI family protein; the encoded protein is MVLIPGGYGTRRAIQDLETVAWVAQQAGTCELLLSVCTGALLLAKAGLLDGKPATTHHGALDMLGRLDPTANLRDRRVIDNGDIVLTASISAGIDMSLHVVARLLGEAAARDTATYMEYDWYGSDVALARSALQAT
- a CDS encoding type 1 glutamine amidotransferase family protein translates to MSQSPTHARNVAILIFDDVEVLDFCGPYEVFGVTGRDDNPKPFQPFTVAERAGPIAARNCLSVNPT
- a CDS encoding NADAR family protein, yielding MVIYFYKADAPYGCFSNFSPHPICLEGCEWPTVEHYYQAHKLLGTPDEPLMSIIRKAVTPEEAAAIGRNRARTIRADWSIAKRQVMWDGVLTKFLTHSNIQAMLLATGDDVLVENSPRDSYWGCGRDGTGHNALGELLMRVRQHIRHHPEAMLS